A window from Saccharomyces eubayanus strain FM1318 chromosome XIV, whole genome shotgun sequence encodes these proteins:
- the SLM2 gene encoding phosphatidylinositol 4,5-bisphosphate-binding protein, protein MSYQWNSARASLDLRKPHQQLAGVKGSDPSTLAYQQQQQQQQQQHSQKMPLSLPSSLAQRNSIPYPIDAITSDPTIQAHLSAYDQDRQYSVGVAAASSNIIHPSSSNNIPSSQTNNNNNEATNMGSLTDTSILPVARTSLQTHQKLYNSNQSDPRSPLVILIPTSAQPTEILAARFSAWRSVIRAIVVYLSETASIQDEIIRQQLRLSHAVQFPFFSIENQYQPTSNEDKSMQKFFLPLGSGSIQDLPTMLAKYHENLASLALKSSKELTSEIIPRLEDLRRDLLVKIKEIKSLQSDFKNSCSKELQQTKYLMKAFNESLKDCKLGSPKNDPFLIKLQLEKQIKRQLVEENYLHEAFDNLQNSGAQLENVVVMEIQNGLTSYARIIGKEAQLVFDSVISKLDSTLLNKNPNLEWDNFIQKNTSNFVPPNLPMRKFKEISYSNQHDPFTVEIKSGFLEKRSKFLKSYSRGFYVLTPSFLHEFKTPDRHKFSVPLMSIPLVECTVTEHSKKAKSDSDQGNNKFILRTNSNGLIHRGHNWVFKVDSYGDMMEWFENIKALSSLPNYDDKCKFVNKVTKQLKTKTNDDESSMQNITDDQHTRPDDVSSSFPMNSIPRLDNVTITNTTSSIPETNDSQLQNRIPEFCIENVDSLRKIYPK, encoded by the coding sequence ATGTCTTACCAGTGGAACAGCGCAAGAGCCTCCCTAGACCTCAGGAAACCACATCAGCAATTGGCAGGTGTGAAGGGCTCGGACCCTTCCACTTTGGCTTatcagcagcagcagcagcagcagcagcaacaacataGCCAGAAGATGCCTCTGTCGCTGCCTTCATCGCTTGCACAGCGGAACTCGATACCCTACCCCATCGATGCCATCACTTCGGATCCCACCATCCAGGCGCATTTGAGTGCGTATGACCAGGATCGACAGTACTCGGTGGGCGTTGCTGCGGCAAGCAGCAACATAATACACCCTTCCAGCTCTAATAATATTCCCTCCTCTCAaactaataataacaacaatgaGGCCACCAACATGGGCTCATTGACCGATACGTCTATTTTGCCTGTAGCAAGAACTTCGCTCCAAACTCACCAGAAACTGTATAATTCTAACCAAAGTGACCCCAGATCACCTCTGGTGATACTGATACCCACTTCCGCGCAACCCACCGAGATACTGGCTGCTCGGTTCTCTGCCTGGAGAAGTGTCATCCGCGCCATTGTGGTGTATCTGTCTGAAACTGCTTCCATACAGGACGAAATCATTAGGCAGCAACTAAGACTGTCCCATGCTGTGCAGTTCCCTTTCTTCAGTATTGAAAACCAATACCAACCAACCTCCAATGAGGACAAGTCCATGCAGAAGTTTTTTCTGCCATTGGGCAGTGGGTCCATACAGGATTTGCCCACGATGTTGGCCAAATATCATGAGAATTTGGCCTCTTTAGCATTGAAGAGTTCTAAAGAGTTGACCAGTGAAATCATTCCAAGACTAGAAGACTTGAGAAGAGACTTATTGGTTAAGATCAAGGAAATAAAGTCTTTGCAATCGGActtcaaaaactcttgTAGTAAAGAGTTGCAACAAACCAAATATTTGATGAAAGCCTTCAATGAATCCCTGAAAGACTGTAAATTAGGCAGCCCGAAGAATGACCCTTTCTTAATAAAGTTACAAttggaaaaacaaattaaaAGACAGTTGGTCGAAGAAAACTATTTACATGAGGCATTTGACAATTTACAAAATTCAGGGGCTCAGTTGGAGAATGTCGTTGTGATGGAAATACAAAACGGGTTAACCAGCTATGCAAGAATCATTGGGAAGGAAGCTCAACTGGTATTTGACTCTGTCATCTCCAAACTAGACTCCACACTCTTAAACAAAAACCCAAATCTTGAATGGGATAACTTCATTCAGAAAAATACTTCCAATTTCGTGCCGCCAAATTTGCCAATGaggaaattcaaagagatTTCATACAGCAACCAACACGACCCATTCACTGTAGAAATCAAATCTGGATTCCTAGAGAAGAGATCAAAATTCTTAAAATCATACTCGCGTGGGTTTTACGTTCTCACCCCAAGCTTTTTACATGAGTTCAAAACCCCAGATAGGCACAAGTTTTCCGTCCCGCTAATGTCTATACCACTAGTTGAGTGCACCGTAACTGAACATTCCAAAAAGGCGAAATCAGACTCCGACCAAGGCAATAACAAATTCATACTCCGGACGAATTCCAACGGGTTGATACACAGAGGCCATAACTGGGTATTCAAAGTGGATTCTTATGGCGATATGATGGAATggtttgaaaatatcaaagcCTTATCAAGCCTACCCAACTACGATGACAAATGCAAATTTGTTAATAAAGTTACGAAACAACTCAAAACTAAAACCAATGATGACGAGAGCTCTATGCAAAACATAACGGATGACCAACACACGAGACCTGATGACGTGAGTAGTAGTTTCCCCATGAACTCCATCCCTAGATTAGACAATGTGACAATCACGAACACCACCTCATCCATACCGGAGACCAATGATTCACAATTACAAAACAGAATTCCTGAATTTTGTATCGAAAATGTAGATTCTCTAAGGAAAATCTACCCCAAGTAA
- the LAP2 gene encoding bifunctional aminopeptidase/epoxide hydrolase, whose amino-acid sequence MFLFPLRTRHCITIHQCSLRLQGKLTAVARNIHTHIPYKMLPLSIEQRRPAQSPEYDQSTLSNYKEFTVLHTDLNLSVSFDKSAISGNVIFQLKKLNKDNKKTSELHLDTSYLDVQEVEVDGTGASFQVEKRKEPLGSRLVIANPSSNDEFNLTIRFCTTNKCTALQWLNSKQTKGGKPYVFSQLEAIHARSLFPCFDTPSVKSTFTASIESPLPVVFSGIKSKDSNEVANVYKFEQKVPVPAYLIGIASGDLASASIGPRSTVYTEPFRLQDCKWEFENDVEKFIQAAEKIIFDYEWGTYDILINVDSYPYGGMESPNMTFATPTLIAHDKSNIDVIAHELAHSWSGNLVTNCSWNHFWLNEGWTVYLERRIIGAIHGEPTRHFSALIGWSDLENSIESMKNPERFSTLVQDLNDDTDPDDAFSTVPYEKGFNLLFYLENVLGGKAEFDPFIKHYFKKFAKKSLDTFQFLDTLYEFFPEKKGILDAVDWETWLYKPGMPPKPHFITALADNVYQLADKWIQMAQKLKTSEEFRSEFSAIDIKDFNSNQLVLFLETLTQNGHSTEKPKDFDWAKAPVASKVLLDIYQDKIVKSQNAEVVFKMYKFQIFARLQQTYKNLADWLGTVGRMKFVRPGYRLLNSVDRPLALATFDKFKDTYHPICKALVKQDLGL is encoded by the coding sequence ATGTTCCTATTCCCCCTCCGCACTCGTCATTGTATCACTATACACCAGTGCTCACTTCGGTTGCAAGGAAAGCTTACTGCCGTCGCCAGGAATATACATACCCACATTCCCTACAAAATGCTGCCTCTTTCAATTGAACAAAGAAGGCCTGCCCAGTCCCCCGAGTATGACCAGTCCACTCTATCCAACTACAAGGAATTCACGGTTCTTCACACCGATTTGAACTTGTCTGTTTCCTTTGACAAATCCGCCATTTCAGGGAACGTTATCTTccagttgaaaaaactaaacaaGGATAACAAGAAGACCAGCGAATTACATCTAGATACCTCTTACTTGGATGTCCAGGAGGTCGAGGTTGACGGTACCGGGGCTAGTTTCCAGGTcgagaaaagaaaggaacCATTGGGGTCGCGATTAGTTATCGCCAATCCCTCTTCCAACGACGAGTTCAATTTAACAATCCGCTTTTGTACCACCAACAAGTGTACTGCCTTACAATGGCTGAACAGCAAGCAAACCAAGGGCGGCAAACCGTACGTGTTCTCGCAACTGGAAGCTATTCATGCGAGATCTTTGTTCCCGTGCTTCGATACGCCTTCTGTCAAATCGACTTTCACTGCATCCATTGAATCGCCATTACCGGTTGTTTTTTCAGGTATCAAGAGCAAAGACTCCAACGAGGTTGCGAACGTCTACAAATTCGAACAAAAAGTGCCCGTCCCAGCTTACTTAATTGGTATTGCCTCTGGTGATTTGGCAAGCGCCTCCATTGGTCCTCGTTCCACCGTTTATACAGAACCGTTCCGTTTGCAAGATTGCAAATGGGAGTTTGAAAACGATGTGGAGAAGTTCATTCAGgctgctgaaaaaatcatcttTGATTATGAATGGGGCACCTACGACATTTTGATCAATGTTGATTCCTACCCTTACGGCGGTATGGAATCTCCAAACATGACGTTTGCCACTCCTACTTTGATTGCCCACGACAAGTCCAATATTGATGTTATCGCTCATGAACTGGCTCATTCTTGGTCCGGTAACCTGGTAACCAATTGCTCTTGGAACCATTTTTGGTTAAATGAAGGCTGGACCGTTTACCTGGAAAGAAGGATTATCGGTGCTATTCATGGTGAACCTACAAGACATTTTAGCGCTCTTATTGGTTGGAGCGACTTGGAAAACTCCATCGAGTCCATGAAGAACCCTGAAAGATTTTCCACTCTGGTGCAAGATTTGAACGATGACACCGATCCTGACGACGCCTTCTCTACTGTTCCATACGAGAAGGGATTTAACctattgttttatttagAAAATGTTTTGGGTGGGAAGGCTGAATTTGATCCGTTCATCAAACACTACTTCAAGAAGTTTGCCAAGAAGTCTCTAGATACTTTCCAGTTTTTGGATACTTTATACGAATTCTTTCCTGAAAAGAAGGGAATTTTGGATGCTGTCGACTGGGAAACTTGGCTATACAAACCAGGCATGCCACCAAAGCCTCACTTCATTACCGCATTAGCTGACAATGTCTACCAATTGGCTGACAAATGGATTCAAATGGCCCAAAAGTTGAAAACTTCAGAAGAATTCCGGTCCGAATTCAGCGCCATCGACATTAAAGATTTCAACTCGAACCAATTGGTCTtgtttttggaaactttgACACAAAATGGTCACTCCACGGAAAAGCCAAAGGATTTCGATTGGGCCAAGGCCCCTGTGGCATCCAAGGTTCTGTTAGACATCTACCAGGACAAGATTGTTAAATCCCAAAACGCTGAAGTCGTTTTCAAGATGTATAAATTCCAAATCTTTGCCAGGCTACAACAAACCTACAAAAATTTGGCTGACTGGTTGGGCACCGTGGGCAGAATGAAGTTTGTTCGTCCTGGTTACAGACTATTAAACTCCGTAGACCGTCCGTTGGCTCTTGCCACTTTCGACAAATTTAAGGACACGTACCATCCAATCTGTAAGGCCCTTGTAAAACAGGATCTAGGCCTATGA
- the ALG11 gene encoding alpha-1,2-mannosyltransferase ALG11, producing MMSGTWAGYNFKEIKSHFGFKKYAVSCLIILYGLIKVSTWIFRQWVYSSLNPFSKRNFLLKRATASCGEKNVKVFGFFHPYCNAGGGGEKVLWKAVDITLRKDPKNIIMIYSGDFLDGGDVTPESILNDVKTKFDYDLDSDRIFFISLKLRYLVDSSTWKHFTLIGQAIGSMMLAFESIIKCPPDIWIDSMGYPFSYPIVARFLKRIPIVTYTHYPIMSKDMLNKLFAMPKKSFKVYGKILYWKIFMLIYQSIGSKIDIVITNSTWTNNHIRQIWSSNTCKIIYPPCSTEKLVDWKQKFGGARVQRLNQAIVLAQFRPEKRHKLIVESYANFLENLPDSIPPFKLIMVGSTRSKQDEEYVKSLQDWSENDLKIPKGLISFEKNLSFDKIEILLNKSTFGINAMWNEHFGIAIVEYMASGLIPIVHASAGPLLDIVMPWSSNSNTKNDRSQWELQKEYFSDFNDDGETTGFFFKEESDPDFNPTKDPLRYPNLSELFLQMMKLDDDCVSAMSARNQQYSLFKFSDLKFDRDWENFVLNPIDQLLEEEERG from the coding sequence ATGATGTCTGGTACTTGGGCAGGTTACAATTTTAAAGAGATCAAATCGCATTTTGGGTTCAAGAAATATGCCGTGTCGTGCTTGATCATTCTGTATGGACTAATAAAGGTTTCGACGTGGATCTTCCGTCAATGGGTGTATTCCAGTTTAAATCCATTctccaaaagaaactttctGCTTAAGAGAGCTACAGCCTCCTGTGGCGAGAAGAACGTCAAggtttttggttttttccATCCGTATTGTAAtgctggtggtggtggtgaaaaagttttgtgGAAAGCCGTGGATATCACTCTGAGGAAAGATCCTAAGAACATCATTATGATCTATTCCGGTGATTTCTTGGATGGCGGGGATGTCACTCCGGAGAGCATCTTGAATGATGTGAAGACGAAGTTCGATTATGACTTAGATTCTGatagaatattttttatttcattgaaattaAGATATTTAGTGGACTCTTCGACATGGAAACATTTTACTTTGATTGGGCAGGCTATTGGATCGATGATGCTGGCATTCGAATCCATTATTAAGTGTCCGCCTGATATATGGATTGATTCGATGGGGTACCCCTTCAGTTATCCCATTGTGGCTAGATTTCTGAAGAGAATTCCCATTGTCACATATACTCATTATCCGATAATGTCAAAGGACATGCTAAATAAATTATTTGCAATGCCCAAGAAGAGTTTCAAGGTTTACGGTAAAATATTATACTGGAAGATCTTTATGTTAATTTACCAATCCATTGGTTCTAAAATTGACATCGTCATTACCAACTCGACGTGGACAAACAACCATATAAGACAGATTTGGTCATCCAATACATGTAAGATCATATATCCACCATGTTCCACCGAAAAACTAGTCGATTGGAAACAGAAATTTGGTGGTGCTAGGGTCCAGAGGCTAAACCAAGCAATCGTGTTGGCACAATTTCGTCCTGAGAAACGTCATAAACTGATCGTTGAATCTTACGCAAActtcttggaaaatttaCCCGATTCTATACCGCCATTTAAATTAATAATGGTGGGTTCTACCAGATCCAAGCAAGACGAAGAATACGTTAAGAGTTTACAAGACTGGTCCGAAAATGACTTGAAGATTCCCAAAGGTTTGATATCATTCGAGAAGAATTTGTCCTTTGATAAGATTGAAATCTTGTTAAACAAATCTACATTTGGTATCAACGCCATGTGGAATGAACATTTTGGTATTGCTATTGTAGAGTATATGGCTTCCGGGTTAATCCCCATAGTCCATGCATCAGCGGGCCCCTTATTGGATATAGTAATGCCATGGAGCTCTAACTCgaatacaaaaaatgaCCGCTCACAATGGGAACTTCAAAAGGAATATTTTTCCGATTTTAATGATGACGGTGAGACGACtggatttttcttcaaagaggaAAGTGATCCGGATTTCAACCCAACCAAGGATCCCCTCAGGTACCCCAATTTGTCCGAATTGTTCTTacaaatgatgaaattggACGACGACTGCGTAAGCGCAATGAGTGCAAGAAACCAACAGTATTCATTATTTAAATTCtctgatttgaaatttgataGGGATTGGGAAAATTTCGTATTGAATCCGATCGACCAGCTATtagaagaggaggaaagGGGCTGA
- the COG5 gene encoding Golgi transport complex subunit COG5, with amino-acid sequence MSNDLEDFDSLLETNFDAKQFGNDLLKVTNNINTTTLDLNTSLKKLKYDLHEIDSRIDQLVNNKPSEIIDLMYRNENVNSTIVDELKPSLEYLNMSYDRLKTQVLDPYERARKVQLALSKVYQTSFLLRGALVYIHLSNKISTTSNVAQLNIPTAVNLASLHYQLQITLNENENLKSLQKVKLLDQNIITPNKRELVTFLSLQVSKECLNSIKIKTNKETISQLVRSLFLLSPQEFVATINKIILSNVTTSSQILSRTINSIRGFSETFKEVVEKSYSIYILETILRNIKIDNTTTAAKPTATNKSHLGHLLSEYTLMGNTKSGSGTPRDLFWNKVASSFRKDFEISVNRGGPVGKSLLKNKDFIIDTIKQHMGKSCDNSDYQSYLNLMLNSVSIIAK; translated from the coding sequence ATGTCGAACGATTTGGAAGACTTTGATTCTTTACTGGAAACCAATTTCGATGCTAAACAATTTGGAAATGATTTATTGAAAGTTACCAATAACATCAACACTACTACTTTAGATCTGAATACATCTTTAAAAAAGCTGAAATACGATCTTCACGAGATAGATTCTAGAATAGACCAATTGGTTAATAACAAACCCTCGGAGATAATAGACTTGATGTatagaaatgaaaacgtTAATTCCACTATAGTCGATGAACTGAAACCAAGCTTAGAATATTTGAACATGTCATATGACAGGTTAAAAACCCAAGTTCTAGATCCTTATGAAAGAGCTAGGAAAGTCCAATTGGCACTGAGTAAAGTTTATCAAACatcctttcttcttcgagGTGCTTTGGTGTACATTCATTTATCGAATAAAATAAGTACGACGTCCAATGTAGCCCAATTAAATATACCAACAGCTGTCAATCTAGCTTCATTGCACTATCAATTACAAATAACTCtgaatgaaaatgaaaatttgaaatctttacaGAAAGTCAAATTGCTAGATCAAAACATTATTACTCCCAACAAGAGAGAGCTGGTAACATTCCTGTCCTTACAAGTGTCAAAAGAGTGTTTGAACTCTATTAAgatcaaaacaaataaagaaacGATATCTCAGCTAGTCCGTTCATTATTTCTACTTTCACCTCAAGAATTCGTGGCTActataaataaaattattCTATCCAACGTCACAACAAGCTCGCAAATTCTATCGAGAACTATAAACTCTATCAGAGGGTTTTCCGAAACATTCAAAGAAGTTGTAGAGAAAAGCTATAGTATTTACATCTTAGAGACGATATTGcgaaatatcaaaattgATAATACCACCACAGCCGCAAAACCTACAGCTACTAATAAGTCGCACCTAGGCCATCTTTTATCAGAATATACTTTAATGGGAAATACCAAATCAGGCTCTGGCACACCAAGAGATCTGTTTTGGAATAAGGTTGCATCATCTTTTAGAAAAGACTTTGAAATCTCGGTCAACAGAGGTGGCCCTGTAGGTAAGTCACTGctcaaaaataaagatttCATCATTGATACTATAAAGCAGCATATGGGTAAATCCTGCGATAATAGTGATTATCAAAGctatttgaatttgatgtTAAACTCGGTATCTATTATCGCAAAATGA
- the SFB2 gene encoding COPII subunit SFB2 — protein MSHHKKRVYPQAQIPYAANVPIVAEQQQFQQQIDQTANAIGNFQLNDNSYSFAQPAEQPQQLSSRKVANQLYPVDLFTELPPPIRDLSLPPPPITISPDSIVALSETSNVPYQYVRSTLNAVPKTNSLLKKTKLPFGIVIRPYLNLQDSNEYVPLNKDGIIVRCRRCRSYLNPFVAFIEQGRRWQCNICRFKNDVPFGFDQNLQGAPINRYERNEIKHSVMEYLAPVEYSVREPPPSTYVFILDVSQNAVRNGLLATSARTILENLEFLPNHDGRTSVSIICVDHALHYFYVPLDDDYEESDDDDDDDEEDDEEEEEGGDEEDDDDDESMAETVQMFDVGDLSEPFLPMPSEDLVVPLKYCKKNLEKLLKTIPEVFQDTHISKFALGPALKAASNLINNTGGKIEVISSTLPDTGVGKLKRRSEQGVLNTPKETSQLLSCQDSFYKTFTIECSKLQITVDMFLASEEYMDVATLSHLGRFSGGQTHFYPGFNATSLNDVTKFTRELSKHLSMDISMEAVMRVRGSTGLKATSFFGHFFNRSSDLCAFSTMPRDQSYLFEISIEDSITAEHCYLQVSTLLTLNTGERRIRVMTLALPTTESAREVFASADQLAITDFVTQNAVDKALNSSMDSARDLITKSLQDILNAYKKEISMSNITAVTSLNLCANLRMLPLLMNALGKNIAFRPGMVPSDYRASSLNKLETEPLHYLIKSIYPTVYSLHDMPDEVGLLDSNREIKLPDPINATASLFERYGLYLIDNSAELFLWVGGDAVPELLNDVFNTDNISGVPVGKSELPVLIDSPFNDRLRNIISKIRENNDTITFQSLYTIRGPSINEPANLTAEREMASLRLWVSSTLVEDKILNCASYREYLQSMKTAINR, from the coding sequence ATGTCTCATCATAAGAAGAGGGTGTACCCCCAGGCTCAGATCCCGTACGCTGCGAATGTTCCAATAGTTGCagaacaacaacagtttCAACAACAGATAGATCAAACGGCAAATGCTATAGGCAATTTCCAATTGAACGACAACTCCTACTCGTTCGCACAGCCAGCTGAACAGCCTCAACAACTCAGCTCTAGGAAAGTGGCCAATCAATTGTACCCTGTAGACTTGTTTACAGAATTGCCTCCTCCAATTCGTGATCTGTCATTACCGCCTCCTCCAATTACTATCTCTCCGGATAGCATTGTGGCCCTATCAGAGACATCCAATGTCCCATATCAGTATGTCAGATCTACTTTAAATGCGGTGCCAAAGACAAActctttgttgaaaaaaacgaagCTACCGTTTGGAATCGTAATAAGACCATACTTGAACTTGCAAGATTCGAATGAATACGTGCCCTTGAACAAAGACGGGATCATAGTTCGTTGCCGCCGTTGTCGTTCTTATTTGAACCCCTTTGTTGCTTTTATTGAACAAGGGAGAAGATGGCAATGTAATATTTGTCGATTCAAGAACGACGTTCCATTTGGCTTCGATCAGAATTTGCAAGGTGCTCCGATTAATAGATACGAAAGAAACGAAATCAAACACTCTGTCATGGAGTATTTGGCGCCTGTCGAGTACTCCGTCAGAGAACCCCCACCATCTACCTATGTGTTTATTTTGGACGTTTCTCAAAACGCTGTTCGAAATGGTTTACTAGCCACATCTGCCAGAACTATTTTAGAAAATTTAGAGTTTTTACCAAACCATGACGGAAGAACTAGTGTTTCCATCATATGTGTTGACCATGCTCTGCATTATTTCTACGTTCCCCTAGATGATGACTATGAAGAATCggatgacgatgatgatgatgatgaggaggatgatgaagaagaggaggaaggCGGAGACGAagaggatgatgatgatgatgaaagcATGGCTGAAACAGTCCAAATGTTTGATGTCGGTGATTTAAGCGAACCATTTTTGCCAATGCCCAGTGAGGACCTCGTGGTTCCATTAAAATATTGTAaaaagaatttggaaaaactaCTAAAAACGATACCTgaagttttccaagacaCACACATAAGCAAATTTGCACTTGGGCCTGCTCTTAAAGCTGCTTCGAATTTGATCAATAACACGGGAGGTAAAATTGAAGTCATTTCATCGACTTTACCAGATACTGGTGTCGgaaaattgaagagaagAAGTGAGCAAGGTGTATTGAACACACCAAAGGAGACCTCCCAATTACTATCATGCCAGGACTCCTTTTACAAAACATTTACAATCGAGTGTAGCAAATTGCAAATAACAGTCGATATGTTTTTAGCGTCCGAGGAATACATGGACGTAGCGACTTTATCCCATCTGGGCCGCTTCTCTGGTGGCCAAACACACTTCTATCCCGGCTTCAATGCTACTAGTCTGAACGATGTTACCAAATTCACTAGAGAGTTATCTAAGCATTTATCCATGGATATATCCATGGAAGCTGTCATGAGAGTTCGTGGTTCGACAGGTTTGAAGGCTACATCGTTTTTTGGTCactttttcaacagatCTTCAGATTTATGTGCATTCTCCACAATGCCTAGAGATCAGTCCTATCTGTTCGAAATTTCGATCGAAGATTCCATAACGGCTGAACATTGCTACTTGCAAGTCTCAACTCTATTAACCTTAAACACCGGGGAACGTAGAATTAGGGTTATGACGTTGGCACTACCAACAACGGAATCCGCTAGGGAAGTATTTGCGTCTGCTGATCAACTGGCCATTACTGATTTTGTCACACAAAACGCGGTAGACAAAGCATTGAATTCAAGCATGGATTCTGCAAGAGATttaataacaaaatcactccaagatattttaaatgcctacaaaaaagaaatatccaTGTCAAACATCACTGCTGTgacttctttgaatttgtgTGCCAACTTGAGGATGTTGCCTTTATTAATGAATGCGCTAGGCAAAAACATAGCCTTTAGACCAGGGATGGTCCCAAGTGACTACCGTGCCAGTTCACTGAATAAATTAGAAACAGAGCCGCTTCACTACTTAATAAAGAGCATATACCCAACTGTATACTCTCTACACGATATGCCTGATGAAGTTGGTTTGCTTGATTCCAATAGAGAAATAAAATTACCTGATCCTATCAATGCTACCGCATCCctctttgaaagatatgGATTGTATTTAATTGACAATTCCGCAGAGTTATTTTTATGGGTTGGTGGGGACGCTGTTCCTGAATTACTGAACGATGTCTTTAACACCGATAACATCTCTGGCGTTCCCGTTGGAAAAAGCGAGCTGCCTGTTTTGATAGATTCCCCATTCAATGACAGATTAAGAAACATAATCAGTAAAATTagagaaaacaatgatACGATAACTTTCCAATCGTTGTACACAATAAGAGGACCATCTATCAATGAACCCGCTAATCTAACTGCAGAGAGAGAGATGGCTTCTCTAAGGTTATGGGTATCAAGCACCCTTGTTGAAGACAAGATTCTGAATTGTGCCAGCTATAGAGAATACCTGCAAAGTATGAAAACGGCTATTAACAGATAA
- the COX5A gene encoding cytochrome c oxidase subunit Va produces the protein MLRNSFTKAGSLSRVTSVRFAQTHALSNAAVMELQSRWENMPSTEQQDIVTKLTERQKLPWVQLTEPEKQAVWYISYGEWGPRRPVLNKGDSGFIAKGVAAGLLLSVGLFAAIRMAAGEDSKTMTKEWQMKSDEYLKSKNANPWGGYSQVQSK, from the coding sequence ATGTTGCGTAACTCTTTCACTAAGGCTGGTAGTTTATCACGCGTCACATCCGTCAGATTCGCCCAAACGCATGCCCTTTCCAATGCTGCTGTAATGGAGCTGCAGTCCAGATGGGAAAACATGCCCTCCACTGAACAACAAGACATCGTCACCAAGTTGACTGAACGTCAGAAATTGCCATGGGTTCAGCTTACCGAGCCAGAAAAGCAAGCCGTGTGGTACATCTCCTACGGGGAGTGGGGACCAAGAAGACCTGTCTTGAATAAGGGTGACTCAGGTTTCATCGCTAAGGGTGTTGCTGCTGGTCTACTATTGTCTGTGGGGCTTTTCGCTGCCATCAGAATGGCAGCTGGTGAAGACTCCAAGACTATGACCAAGGAATGGCAAATGAAGAGTGACGAATATTTGAAATCCAAGAATGCTAATCCTTGGGGTGGTTACTCTCAAGTCCAATCTAAATAA
- the YIP3 gene encoding Yip3p, with product MKFQISRFTQNFSMENIKSEFHSFQSKLASLRTPQEFFNIKKVSKPQNFGEVQSRVAYNLKYYSSNYGLIIGCLSIYTLLTNLLLLFVIALVIFGILGINRLNGEDLVTPFGSFKSNQLYTGLICVAVPIGFLASPISTLLWLIGASAVSVFGHASLMEKPIETVFDEETV from the exons ATGAAGTTT CAAATTTCACGTTTTACTCAAAACTTCTCCatggaaaatatcaaaagcGAGTTCCATTCGTTTCAGTCTAAACTAGCCTCTCTTCGCACCCctcaagaatttttcaatatcaagAAAGTCTCCAAACCTCAAAATTTCGGGGAAGTCCAATCCAGAGTGGCTTACAACCTAAAATACTACTCCAGTAATTACGGGTTGATCATTGGTTGTTTGAGTATCTACACATTATTGACCAATTTATTACTACTCTTCGTCATCGCTCTGGTCATATTTGGTATTCTTGGTATAAATAGACTAAATGGCGAAGACCTGGTGACTCCCTTTGgttctttcaaaagcaatCAACTATACACCGGTTTGATTTGTGTGGCCGTACCAATAGGTTTCTTGGCTTCGCCAATCTCCACTTTGTTATGGTTGATCGGTGCTTCTGCCGTCAGTGTTTTCGGACATGCTTCCCTGATGGAAAAGCCAATCGAAACTGTCTTTGACGAAGAAACTGTTTGA